Genomic window (Festucalex cinctus isolate MCC-2025b chromosome 7, RoL_Fcin_1.0, whole genome shotgun sequence):
AACAGTGCAGACAGTGTATACACACAGGCaaggttgtcatggcaacataTCACATTTTGAATTCTTCTGATACAAATAAGCAGTGTTCTAAGGGCGTGATATAAACCACTTGCAAATCTTTGGTGCCAGATCGTGGGTCATCCAACCTCAGTAATATTCAGATCAATGATTTATTTCCCACAGCACACGTGATGATCTCTGACCCTGGAAAGTGTCACCAATCGATataaaattaggtaatttgtatCATTGCtgcttaaagttttttttttttttttaaatttggcttGAATGCCAGCATTTTTTGGACCCCATCAAACTCTGCATAGCAACAGCTAGCAATGCAAACATTAGCTCAGAAACAAGAGAAGCGATTCTGCTAGCTggttaacattttatttcagcTGTGGAAGTTATTATGACtcacatacagtacatttgtTAGCTTTGTAGTTAGGAGAAAAACATACATCCttctaaggggaaaaaaaaaaacagacagtaGTGCCAAATAAATCTTGGGCCCCTTTctttttatcaactgtttggTTATCAATCACAGTGTTTTAGAGGCAGTAAGAACAGGGTGGACGTCTTTGAGCTAAAATGCTTCCATGTGTTCAAATCATGCaagataaaaatacaaaaaacagccTTTCATGATATGAATACAGACAGAGACGAGTTGCTATTcagtcaaaacatttttatactcGTGGAACAGACTAAGAACAGAAGTGTCTGTTTCCTCTATTGTTTCCCCTTCCGTTGGTGAAGCACGTAACACTTCTCACAGGCCAGGGAGAGGCCAGCGACCAGCGGGAGAAACTCTTCAAAGTCCAGCTTGTCGTCTTTGTTGTGGTCCAGGTCCTGCAAGATGCAGTCCACCGTTTTGGGGTTCTTTTGAGtcttgggaaaaacaaaaagtgggGGTGGAGGAAGAAACAGTCATGCTTGGCTCGAGGAATATATCACAATTTGATTCAGGACGCTagttgacttattgagcaaattTTACTGTATGAAATAATGGCCATAGAATATACCCGTTCCATAGATATTAAACCTTTACCCAAGTATACAgggaaagtaacattttaagatTCTTAGCAGTAAAACTTAACTTTTATTCTTATTGgtttattttatgttaacatAGCTGTTACAGGTTAGCATTTTAGCAGTTAGCATTGGTTGCCCTACCTCACTCGTTATCTTGCTGTATTTGTTAGCATATTAACTGTTAGCATTTTTGCTTTCTACCTTTTAGTGGACTTTAGAACAACAGTATTTTAGCACATAAGTCCACTGAGGTCAAAGATGTTCCAGAATTAACGTTGTGAATGCGTTTAGGTTTTTAGCATGCTATCTGTTAGCATTGTTAAAATTCACATTTCATGTGTGTGCTAATGCTGCATTAGACACTTTTTACTGAAGTCCACCAGGGACCATTGAGAGCAGAAAACTGTATTTTGGCCACTCTTTTATACAACAGTGACATATCACAAATACACTAACTATCAAATTTTGTTGTTAGGTACCTAACGCAAGCCATTAATATTTTAAACTTCTGGTGAACAGATGTGCCTTTTGTCCAGTCGGGTCAGCTTTTTGTGACCTATAAACGCTCGTCAGTAATATCCAGTATGATCATTTTCGTGTTCTCACCTTGAGGAAAGTAGGCAACTCTGTCTCCAGCAGTTTTTTCAGTTCTTTTTTGCTCAGTGTCCTCCCATCGCCGTCGTCTTTGGCATAGCGGTGGAAGATGACAATGAGGTTCTCCATGCATTTCTCCAAGTCAGACATGGCTGCAGAGACAGGTGGGTGCTGCAAATGGACAAAGGGCAGGAACTGTAGTATTGGCAGTGACTgagataacttaaaaaaaaaaaaataattcatagatGTCAATTGGGGTAATAGGGAGATTTACATACTGAATGTACAAGTCACTATTGTCATAAGGTGTCACATTGGACAGTGACAATATCAATATTTGAGAGTGTTGTATATCGACTGCATCATTACCCAATATTTGGCCCCAccccttatttagccattttgttCCATGGAAAAAATGTATGACTAACAAAAGTGGCTGATAATTTAGTGTTTTAAGGAAATGATAAATCTCATTCATAGACACTGGGATATTTAGACCTCTCTTCATCATATGAAGCTAGTGttcacacattttttatttaattaatatttgtttatattcAAACAGCTATATTTATTAACAGCGAGATGTATATatagaaatataatttttttttttaagcaggttTGGGGGAATCCAGGCCCAGAGTGAGAATCtctgaaacagtttgactttagccacaggtgcttctatgagcttgtttacctgccaattaagtagaagcacctgtggctaaagtcaaTCTGTGGCAGATTTttaactttctggacctggattcccctgATGACAAGATTAAGTTCTATTTGCATCAACCTGCACGAATATTGACATAATATGAAGTAGTTTCATTTGTTAAATTacatattcaaatatttttatatttaaattcaaaacgtattttatttgtgtgcaaCTGTTTATTGACAGTAtatcattaaacaaaataattttagtctatgtaagaaataaaaacacatgacATACTATGATAGCATGATCTGCGTAcaggttatttttattttattttatttttttaaaaaggtcaaACAAAGACAAGCAGCTCATTATATCATCAGCAGCCAAACCAAACAGTGTAGCACTTTAGGGAGGATACGGGTGTTGCTTTCATTGGCACTCAGAGCAAATTCTTTTAATATTAGGCCAAATGTTCCAGAACATACGGACATCCTTATCTCATGGATACTGCTCTTTGCTCCACATCCGCCTTTTTCCTACTGGATTTCAGCGAGACAAAAAAGGTcgtaaaaatgaatacaaagagCATAATGTAATCATTTTTAACAAAAGGACAGGAAGCAGAGGggccagcaacagcagcagcttgTCCCTTAGAGAAGTGGCGTGCGCACAAACCGCAGACCACCCAATGACGCATGGCAAACACACCCAGTGGCCATCATGCAAGATTTGGCGTAAAACTCACAATaaacgaccaaaaaaaaaaaaaaaaaaaactgtcatggTTTGAATCTTTCACCCGAACTCATTTAGTTGGCGTTTAACCCTAtacaagtatgttttttttttttttctccaagtttCTATGAACTACACCTTTTGGCATGCATGCGTAAAATGAGCGCAATCTGGCCAAAAACGTGTCAAATGAAGAAACGGAAACTTACCAGGCGAGGAGGAGGCTGAAGTGAGCAAGATGGCTTTGAGAGAAAAGCAGGAGTTCACTCTGAGTTTATTGGCGTTTATATAGTCAGCCGGGCAACGCCCGGGACGAGGAGGCGGGAGGGAGATGAAGAAATACGAAGTGGGAGGGAGTTGAAGCAAATAATGTGCTCATGCCTCAGTAGTCTACACACGACACACCCATTTCAACTccccaaatgattttttttcccccccgcacCCCCGAATATCAAAACCACAAAGACTTTTTCCTATTGAAGCTTAGAGGGAAAGTTACACTCTATAATCAGCATTCTTGCATACAGCACGAGAGGCTTACATAGTTTCAAAGTTTCCATACACTTTCTCAGGTTGTTGAATGAGAGGGTGTGTCTAAACTTTTCACCCAGTTTCTGAAACTTCTCATACCATGTACAGCGGTGTTTTGATATACGAGTTTAATCCGTTTTTTGTCACACTCATAACACaaatcacttgtatctcaaattatTGTCCTccattgaaataaattgaaatgccataaaacaatacattttgcaatttatttttaattaaatcaacACTTTGTAATATTATacattataaaaatatacagtacgaCACACCCGGTATCACATTAAACCGGAATTAAACCGTTTTTGTTACACTCTTTACGATGCTCTTTCTGTTGTGCgcgccttggccacctggtggCAGTATAATTCATACGTCACACTTTACTTTCCTGCCAGGATGTAGTATCAAATTACAGTAGGGCATGTCCTGCCTAAAACTTCAGTGGGATTCATATGTGACATGGCCCATAAAAACAGATTCCGGCCAAAATAGGGTGTGTAAAGTATATTATAATTTTTGATCCCTCTGCTAttatattactttttatttttgtaacagttaatctgttttttttttttttttttttgttctcagcATTACTAACGTAGGCCGTAGATTCCCCTACTGTTACTATGAATCATCAAGTCCAGCAGCTgaaaattaaacattaaatgagTCACACAAGTTGAGGTTAACAACCAAAATGTTGAGCATAGACAAAAATATCTGAACATgttaaatcaacaggaagtaacaagtaaaaatgttgattttcaaCATAATATAAATTAGTGTTAttctgataccgttttttggcccccgatacagaTTCCAATACCCAACTttacagtatcggccgataccgatacctaggctttttttccctcaacatgaaaaagctgtcctgccattggttcagagctttcaaggaccaataggatatcttgga
Coding sequences:
- the LOC144022672 gene encoding protein S100-A1-like, whose translation is MSDLEKCMENLIVIFHRYAKDDGDGRTLSKKELKKLLETELPTFLKTQKNPKTVDCILQDLDHNKDDKLDFEEFLPLVAGLSLACEKCYVLHQRKGKQ